The following is a genomic window from Candidatus Zixiibacteriota bacterium.
ACGGGTCCAGCTTCATGTTGTACACCGTCAGACCCCGCCGCTGCAGCAACAGCCCGATCGAGGCCGACGAGATCCCCTTGCCCAGGGCCGAGACCACGCCGCCGGTCACGAAAATGTATTTGGTCTTGTCCGCCATCGCATCCTCTACCTGTATAGCGTATCCAACTTTGCCACATCCGGCGGAGCGTCCACCGACACCGTCCGCGCGCGCGTCTCAAACACCAGCATCCGGCCGCCGTGCTCCAGAATCCGCAACTGCTCGAGCGACTCGGCCCGTTCGGCCGCCGTCCGGGGCCACTCCGCATAGCGCCGGAGGGCGGCCCGCCGGAAGAAGTACACTCCGATATGCCCGAGGTGGCGGTAGCGCGCCCCGGCGTCGCGCACCAGCGGAATCGGCCACCGCGAAAACCACAGCGCCCTCCCCTCCCGGTCCGACGCCACTACTTTAACAAGATTCCGGTCCGCAAGATCCTCCGCCCCGCCGATCGGAAATGCCAGTGTCGCGAACTCGATCGTCCGATCCTGCTCCATCCGCGCGACCACGCGGTCGAGCGCCGCGCCGGTGAGGCCGAAGTTGTCCGCCTGCACATTCACAATGATCCGCCCGCCGATCTTCTCGGCCGCTTCCGCCGCCCGGTCTGATCCGGTCCGGTGCCGGGCCGACGTACGCACCGCTTCGCCTCCGAATTCCCTGACCGCCGCTACGATCTCCCGGGAGTCGGTCGCCACCGCCACCCGGTCGATCCGCCGGGCCCGGCTGACCTCGCGCCACACATAGTACAACAGCGGCCGCCCGCGGTAAAGGTGGAGTACCTTCCGAGGAAACCGGGTCGACCCCAGGCGCGCAGGAATGATCGCGACTACCCCCGCCATTTGATCCTCCCCGGCCGGATCACCCGGTTCCTCCGGCCGCCAATCTCCCTGGCCGACGTCCATCGTGAGACCCGGGCTACCGACGTTTATCATATTCTGCAACAAGGGATTAGCGGCATGACGACCTGCCCCCAAGGCATGGCGCGACCACCGCGCTCCGAGCCGCTGAAACGGGGATTCTATGGTCAGGGGAGTGGGAGTTTTCGGTCGGGGGGGCCGTGCTCCGCGGCCGATCTGGATGCTGTCGAGCGGCATGAGCGATGATACGGCGGCGCCCGCGGCCTGTCAAGGTTTTTGCCGCCCGCGCCCGTCCCCCGGGCTCCACCCTGCCCTAAAGTTCCTCCTCCCCGGGGCCGATACCTCTAGCAGATGATTCAAGTTGAAACAAGGATGTCCCAAAGATGACCACGACAGCGACCACTTCGAAACAGTCCCGTCTCGAGCGCCTCGACCGTTTCGAATCGAAGCGGTTCCCGACGGCGGTCTCCGAGGAGTCCGCCGTCGTCCGCGCGGCGTCGCTCCTGCTCGGCGTTGAGATCCGCGGCTGGCTGAGCCGGAGCGAACAGGAGTACCTCGACAGCCTCGCTCCCGACAACGCCCTCACCTTCCTCGTGCGCGGCGACCGCTACCTGCATCCGGAGGAAGTTCCCCTGTTCCCGCCGGACCTGATTGACGCCGCCGTTCGCCAGGGCCGCGACGCCGTCTTCTCGCATCGCTGCGCGGCGGGCGCCGCGTCGGGGCCGGGCATCAGCCGGGTATTCACGGGTGTGATCGAGGACCGCAACGGAGCGCCGCTGGTCCTGGGCATGCTCTGCCCCGACAGCCTGACCGACAAGGTGGTGCTCGAACGCTGCTTCGAGCGGGTCATCAGCGCCTTTCGCAGCGCGCGCGATTCCGTGCGCGGGATGCTCGCCGCGCTCGGTCCGACCCCGCCGGGGGCGGCCCGCATCCTCGTCAATCGCGCCTCGGGGCGGGTCTTCCACGCCGACCCGGACATCTGCACCGCGGCCGCCTGCGAACCGTCCGCGCTCGTCGCGCGCGAGTACGGGACGGTCGAGCCGCTCGTCCGCCGGCTGGTCGCCCGATTCAAGATGAAACTCGAAAATCACGCCTGCGGCTGTCTCCACGTGGCCTGCCTCACTTTCGAGCCGGCCCGCGAGGCCGCCGCCGAGACCAGACTGTCGCTCGCCTGCGTGGACTCGCTCCGGCGCGACGCCGCCGGACTCACCACGGCCGCCGAGTACATCGCCGGCAACAGCGGTCTGCTCGCGGCCGGGGAAATCCAGGCGCTGGCGTCCGAGATCGCCCGCACCGGCCGGTCGCTCTCGCGCCGGCTGGCCCGCACCTCGCTGGTCGCCCGCTACGGCCAGATGGAGCCGGCCCGCGTCAACCTCGCGCACCAGATCGACCACGCCATCGACCGCTTCGCCGGCCTCGACCGGGAGCGGATCTCGCTGGTGCTCGACGGCGGGGGCGAGCAGTTTTGGGTCTCGGCTCCGCCCGAGGCCCTTCTGGTCCTATTTGAGACCGTCCTCGAGGCGCACGCCGCGGCCGACCGCGCCGCCGCCACCGCCGTGCGGGTGGACTGCGCAGACGGCGCGCCGGAGGCCCGGGTGGTCTTCACCACGATCGTTTCCGATGCCGCCCGCATCGCCGACCTGGAACGGGCCTGGCCGGCCGACGCCGACCGCCTGGTCCGGCGCCTCGGCGCCGCCGTCGAGCGCCGTGTCGACGCCCCCTCCCGCTCCCTCACTACCGCTGTAACCTTCCGCACCCAGGAGATACCCGCATGATCACCGTTCGTCCCGCCGCCGCCCGCATTCTGGTGCTCGATCCCGGTCAGACCGAGCGCCGGTCGCTGTCCCTGCCCCTGGCCGACAACACGCTGGAAATAACCGAGGTCAACACGCTGGATTCCGCGCTGGCCGTGCTCGCCACCGGGCAGATCCACCTGGTGCTGGTCCGTCACGACGCCGCCCTGCCCGATCCGCAGGAGCTGATCCGCCGGGTCCGCCGCCTCGATCCGGCGGTGGAGATCCTCCTGGTGCTTCCCGCCGCGCCCCCCGGCCGGATCGCGGCCGCCCTCGAGGCGGGGGCCTTCGACTGCGTCGCCGAACCGCCGTCGACGGAGGCGCTCCTGGCGCGCGCCCGGAAAGCCATCGAACACCGGGAACTCAAAGTCCGCCTCGCGGCCGTTCGCCAGCACGTCGCGATGCACTACAGTTTCGACAACCTCGTGGGCGTGTCGCGGGCCGCCCAGCAGCTTCGCGAGGCGCTCGCCCGCCTCGCCCCGACCGACATCGCCGTTCTCATCACCGGTCCGGAGGGTTCCGGCAAGGAGCTCTGCGCGAGCATCTTGCACCACCACTCGGGGCGCCGCCAGCGGCCCTATGTCGTCGTCGACTGCACCGCCCCGGAACCGGTGCTGGTCCCGGAGTTGTTCGGCTCCGAGGGATCCGACCGCCCCGGGCTGCTGGTTCAGGCGGACGGCGGGACAGTGCTCCTGAGGCGCCTCGACCGGATGCCGGCGGCGGTTCAGGAACGGCTCGCCGAGGTCCTCAAAACCGGCGTCCTCCCCGGCCGTCCCGCCCGCCTGAATGTGCGGTGGCTCTCCACCTCCGCTCTTTCGGCCGGAGAACTGGCGGCCGCCGGTGTGCGCCGCGACCTGCTGGCGAAACTGGACACTATCACGGTGGCTGTCCCGCCGCTGCGCGAGCGCATTGAGGATCTTGAGCCGCTGGTGGCCGCTATGCTCCGGCGCATCGCCGCGGAAACCGGGCGAACGCGCCTGGACATCAGCCGGGCCGCCCTCGACCGCCTGCTCCACTGGCCCTGGCCGGGCAACGCGCGCGAGCTGGAGAGCTGCCTCCGCCGCGCCGCCGCCCTCGCCGGTGGTGAGACGATCGATTCCGACGCCGTCGTGTTTGCCGAGCACCGTCCGGGCGCTGCCGAGGAGCGGCCGCCCGCCCCTCGGACCAACAGCCTGCGCCTGGCCGACAACCAGCGCGACCTAATCGAGAAAGTGCTCATCGACAACAACTGGAATTACACCCAGACCGCCCAGGAACTCGGTATCGGCCGCACCACGCTGTGGCGGAAAGTGAAGAAGTACAACTTGAAACCGGGCGTCGCCGGCGAGGCTGTGCGCGATGACGGATAAGCCGCTGCCGCGCAAGCGGTCATACCTGCGGACGCCCGCCCCGACCCGGCCGATTCCGGTCGATTTCGCCGTCCTGCACGAACAGGGGGCGGGGGCGCCCCAGATGTTCGCCCACCTGACGCGCGAGCTCGCCCGTCGCTACGCCATCAACCGGGGCGTGCTGATCATGCGCCGCGGCGCCGCCGGCCCCTTCGCCGCCGTCTCCACCTGGGTGAATGGATCGCTCCGCGACGGTCTGGCGGTCAACCTTCCCCCGCAGTCCTCGCTGTTTGAAAAGGTCGCCGAACACGGCCGCGTCTACACGGAGAACTTCTGCGCCTCCTTCAGCGGCAACTTCTTCGAGCGCAAGCTCCTGCTTGGCGATGAGTCCCGCTCCTTTGTCGTCCAGCCGCTCACCAGCGACGGCGAGGTGGTCGGCCTGGTGGCCTACAGCTCGGACGAACCGACCGCCTTTGCGATGTTCGAGGAAGGGGCGGTCGAGGATGTGGCCCGGGCCTTCGCGGCCGCGATACGAAAGCAGCGCCTCGCCTGAACCGCCTCCGGCCGAGCGCCTACCGGCCGCGCTCCTGCCGTATCCGCCGGCGCGCCCGCTCATGCTCCGCATTGGTTTTCGAGAAGAAGTGCCCCCCCGCGTTGTCGGCCACGAAGAACAGGTAGTCGCTCGTGTCGGGAGCGAGCGCAGCCTTGATCGAGGCCAGTCCCGGCGAGTTGATCGGCGTCGGCGGAAGCCCCGCGTGAAGGTAGGTGTTGTAGGGCGTGTCCTTGCGCAGGTCGCGCCGGGAGAGCGGCCGATCGAGTCCCCCCAGACCGTAGATCACTGTCGGGTCGGCATCCAGCCGCATCTTCTGCCGCAGCCGGTTAGCATAGACCGAGGCCACCAGCCCGCGCTCGCCGGCCAGCGGCGTTTCCGATTCGATGATCGAGGCCAGAATGACAATCTCGTGCGGCGAGAGCCCCAGCGTCCTCTCCCCCGCCCAGAGTCCCTCGGTCTGCCGGTCGAACTGCGCCACGGCCGTCCGCACCGCCTCCCGCTCGTCGATTCCCCAGGGGAAGAAGTACGTCTCGGGGAAGAGGTATCCCTCCAGGCAGGGTTTGCCGAGTTCGGCGAGAAACGCGCTGTCGCTGCCCAGGCCCACGATCGCCGCCGAATCAAGTTCCAGGCTGCGGGCGAGCAGACCGGCCGTCCGCCAGAGCGTCGTGCCTTCGGGAATCGTTACCCGGATGCGGAGCAAATCCCCCCGGGCCAGGCGGTCGAGCACGCCGGCCGCCGACTGTTTCCCCGTGAAATCATACCGGCCGGGGATCAGCCTGCGGTCCACACCGGTGAGTCTCGCCGCGAGCCGCAGGAGGCGCGGCGACGGCACCACTCCCTGGGCGTCCAACCGGGCGGCCACCTGGGCGAACGAGTCGCCCGGGGCGATGATCACGGTCGCCACCCGGTCTCCCAGGTCCACCGTGCGATAGTGCTGTCCGACCGCCAGCCCGATGATGGCCGCCGCCAAAAGCACGGCCGCCGCCGTGACGATTCTTCTACCCATAATTTCTGCCGCGAGGACCGGCCGGGCGACCGCCGCCACCCGCCGGAGCTGCTCCCTCTGTCACACCCCCCTACCGTTCCGGCTGCTCATCGAGAAACCGCTGCAGAATGATCACCGCCGCCAGCCGATCGATCCGCTTCTTGTCCTTGCCGACCCGCTTGCCGTGGGCATGGATGATGTCCGCCGCCTCGACCGAGGAGTAGCCCTCGTCCCACAGGTGGATCGGCCCGTCGAAAACCGTGCGGAGCGCGTTCGCGAAGGCCTCGATCTCGAGGCACTTCCGGTTCGACTCGCCCGACAGCCCGACCGGGGATCCGATGACGATGCCCGCGGGCTGGTGTTCGCGGATCAGCGCGGCCACCTGGGCCAGCGCGTCGGCCGCCGATTTCACCACCAGCGTCGTCAACGCCGTGGCGATCAGCCCGGTCGGATCGCTCTTGGCGACCCCGATCCGGCGGGCGCCGTAATCAATCCCGAGAAGAGTGCGCGTGTCGCCTCCCGCCGCCATACCCTCAGGTCTTCCGTTCCTTCCGCTTGGCCGCGGGGAACAGCACGTTGTTGAGAATCAGCCGGTACCCCGGCGAGTTCTTGTAGAGCGCGAGATCGGTCGCCGGATCGTGCACCATGTGCCGGTAATCCTCCGGATCGTGCCCGGACAAAAACGTGAATGTCCCCCGCCCGAGATTGCCGTGGATGTACCGGACCTCATCGTAATTGTCCGGCTGACCCAAAATGGTCACGAAATCCTTCAGCAGCGACTTGCGGAAACCGGTCGTCTGCCCCATGAACCCGGCCACCGTCGCCGTGTGATCCTGCACCAGCATTGTCGGCACCGGGTCGAGCTTGGCCGCAAAATCGAACAGGAAGAAGTAGTCCTCGTCCGGACTGAGGAATCGAATCTGGCGGTCCGGATAGGTGTCGATGTCGGAGTGGCGGTACTCCAGGGGGTTCAGTTCCACGGTGAAATTCTCGAACGCGAATGTCTTGCTGTAGTCGAGCCGGGCCTGGCAGTTCGGGTCGACCGGGTCGCCGTCGAACTCGCTGGGCGAGATATCCACGCCCTCGGCCGCCAGCGCGATGTCGATCGTCTCCGGCGCCGAGCACATGGAGAACAAGAACCCGCCCCGCCGCACGTAATCGTAGATCGCTTTCGCCACCTCGAGCTTCATGTCCGACACTTTCATGTAGCCCAGCCGCCGGGCCATGTCCTCGTTGGTCTTCACGTCCGCCTGGTACCACAACTCGTTGCGGAAGGCCGCGTAGAACTTGCCGTACTGCCCGGTGAAATCCTCGTGGTGGCAGTGCAGCCAGTCGTAATCGTCGAGCGCGCCCGCCAGCACCTCTTCATCCCACACGATGGCGTACTTGATCTCGGCATAGGTGAGCGCGAGCGTCACCGCATCATCCCACGGCTGCGCCGAGGGCGGGGAGTAGACGGCGATCGACGGCGCCTTCTCCAGTTCGACCCGCTCCATATTCCCCGCTTCGATCTGGCGGTAAATGTCGGCGACCTGTCCCTCGCTCACCTGCTCGGCCGCCACGCCCATGAGGAGACAGCGGTTGACGTTGTCCTGGTTGTAGTCCAGAAGGAACGATCCCCCGCGGTAGTTGAGCAGCCATTCCCCTTTCGACCCCTTTTCCAGCCCCTGAAACACGACTCCGTAGGCTTTGAGGTGGTCGGTCTGCGAGTCGTCCATGGGAATCAGGAGCCGGGCGGCTGCCGCCGGCAAGGGCAACCCGATGAAAAGCAGGGTGCAGAGGAGTCTCTTCATAGTCCCTAACTTACGACAAATTAGTCCGTTGGCAATTACTGATTGTACTCCCGCCGGGGACGCCGGTTTCCCGCAGCCGCCGCAGGCCCAGTTTTCCGTTGCACCAACAGCCCCGTATCTGCATCTATAGCATAGAGACGAACGCCGGCGGCCGACAAAACCCGGGAGATTGCCATGATAAAAACGTCCTTTGCTTTTCTGCTCATCGGCACCGTCCTCCTGGCGGTGCAGTGCTCCGACCCGGTGGAGCCGACCAGCCCGGATGATCCGACGCCGGTTCGCACGCCGGCGCAGTTGACGGGCCCCGAAACCGACCTCGTGCAGTCCGTCAACCGTTTCGGATTCAAGTTGTTCCGCCTCGTGAACGAAAACGCTGCGGCGGGGGAGAACATCTTCGTCTCCCCCCTGTCGGTGTCGTACGCGCTCGGCCTGGCTCTCAACGGCGCTGAGGGCCTCACCCGCGATGAAATGGCCGCCACCCTCGAACTCGCCGGGTCCTCGCCCGATGAAACCAACGAGGCCTACCGCGGCCTGACCGAGATCCTCAGCGGGGCCGATCCGGCCGTTACCTTCACCGTCGCCAACTCCTTCTGGAGTCGGCTGGGGCTGCGCGTGCAGCCGAGTTTCACCGACATGGGCCGCGAGTATTTCGATGCCCGGGTGGAGGAGCTTGATTTCAACGCCCCGTGGGCGGCCGACACCATCAATAGCTGGGTGGCCGGGGCCACCGGCGGCCGCATCACCGAGATCATCGAATCGCCGATAAGTCCGGAGATGGGGGCGTTCCTGATCAACGCCCTCTGTTTCAAGGCGAGCTGGACCTATCCCTTCAACGAGGACTTCACCCGGGAACTCCCCTTCCACCCCGGCGGCGGTGCGACTGTGCTCTGCCCCACGATGTGGAAGCGGACGGCAGATGAGATCGAGCAGGATCCCGGGAGATTCGCCGCGCGCCCGATGATGTACGGCGAGCACGAGTTGTTTCAGGCGGCGACCCTGCCCTACGGCCGCTCCGGTTTCCGGATGACCATCCTCCTGCCGCACCCATGGGTGGCGGTCGATTCGCTGGTGGTCCTGCTGGACCCGGACACCTGGCGGACGTGGTCGAGCCTGCCGACCGTCGCCGACTTCGAGATTCTCCTGCCGCGCTACAAATTCGCCTGCGAGGCGACACTCAACGACATCCTCACGCGCATGGGCATGCGCACTGCTTTCGATCCGGAAGCGGCCGACTTCCGCCGCCTCTTCGCCGACGTCGGGTCGTATATCGGCGAGGTGAAGCACAAGACGTTTGTGGAGGTCGATGAGAAAGGGACGGAGGCGGCGGCCGTGACCTCGATCGGCTGGGGGGTGACGTCGTTACCGCCGCTTTTCCGGGTCGACCGCCCGTTCCTCTTTATCATCCATGAGGCGGAATCGGGCGCGGTCCTGTTCATGGGCAAGGTGGTGAATCCTGCGCGTGCGGGTTGATCGGCGCGGCCGGACAGGCCGTTCCCCTCACCGCTCGATCTGGAGGGCCGCCAGAAAGGCCTCCTGCGGAATCTCGACCCGCCCGAACTGCTTCATCCGCTTCTTCCCCTCCTTCTGGCGCTCGAGCAGTTTCCGCTTGCGGGTGATGTCCCCGCCGTAGCACTTCGCGGTCACGTTTTTCCGCATGGGTTTGACGGTCGCCCGGCTGATGATCCGGCTGCCGATCGCCGCCTGAATCACGACCTCGTACATCTGGCGCGGAATCAACTCCCGCAGCTTCTCATTGAGGCTCTTCCCCCAGCTGTAGGCCCGGTCGCGGTGGATAATGACCGACAGGGCATCGACCGGCTCTCCGTTGACGAGGATGTCGAGCTTGACGAGATCGGAGCGCCGGTAGTACGGCACGCCGTAGTCGAACGAGGCGTAGCCCCGGCTGACCGACTTGAGCTTGTCGTAGAAATCGAAGATGATCTCCGACAGGGGGAAAGCGTACGACAGGTTGGCCCGCGCGGCCGAGAGATACTCGGTGTTCTTGTACTCGCCGCGCCGCTCGGTCGCCAGCTTCATGATCGCCCCGACATATTCGCTCGGGACGATGATCTGGGCGTCGACGTACGGTTCCTGCACGTGGTCGGTCTCCTGCGGCGGGGGCATGTCCGCCGGGTTGTCGACCGCCGCCATCGTCCCGTCGGTCCGGTAGACGTGGTATTCGACGTTCGGCACGGTGTTGATGATCAACTGCCCGTACTCGCGCGAGAGCCGCTCGGTGACAATCTCCATGTGCAGGAGTCCGAGAAATCCCACCCGGAAGCCGAACCCGAGCGCCTGCGAGGATTCCGGCGTGTACGAGAGCGAGGAGTCGTTGAGCGCGAGTTTTTCGAGCGCCTCCCGCAGCCGCGTGAAGTCCTCGGCCACCGCCGGGTAGAGGCCCGAAAACACCATTGGCTTGATGTTGACAAAGCCCGGCAGGGGCGCGGCCGCCGGATTCTCCACCGTGGTGAGGGTGTCCCCGATCTTGGTGTCGGCCACCTCGCGGATCGAGGCGAACAGGTACCCCACCTCGCCGGCCACGAGCGCCTCCGCCGGCGCCGTGCCGAGCCGCAGGTACCCCACCTCGTCGACGTCGTACGTCTTGCCCGTGGCCATGGCGCGGATGCGGTCGTGCGTCCGCAGCGTCCCGTTGAACAGCCGCAGGAGCGGCATCGCCCCCCGGTAGCTGTCGTAAATCGAATCGAACACCATCGCCTGCAGCGGCGCACCCGGATCCCCCTTCGGCCCCGGGATCCGGCGCACGATCGCCTCGAGCACCTCGGTAATCCCCGTCCCGTGCTTGGCCGAAACCCGGAGCACTTCCTCCCGCGGCACGCCGAGCAGGTCGACCAGCTCCGCGACCACCTTCTCCGTCTCCGCGTTCGGCAGGTCGATCTTGTTCACGACCGGGAGTATCTCGAGGTCGTGCTCCATGGCCAGGTAGAGGTTCGACAGCGTCTGGGCCTCGATTCCCTGGGAGGCGTCGACCACCAGCACCGCGCCCTCGCAGGCGGCCAGCGAGCGGCTCACCTCGTAGGTGAAATCGACGTGGCCCGGGGTGTCGATCAGATTCAGCTGGTAAACCGCGCCGTCCGCGGCCCGATACTCCAGCCGGATCGCGTGCGCCTTGATCGTGATCCCCCGTTCCCGCTCGAGATCCATCGAGTCGAGCACCTGCTCGCGCATCTGGCGCTCCGACACGGTCTTGGTGACCTGGAGAAGCCGGTCGGCCAGAGTCGACTTGCCGTGGTCGATGTGGGCGATGATGGAAAAATTGCGTATATTCTTCAGCGGCGTCGTCATCTCTCCGTCTCGGCTGCAGTCACAGCGGCGGAAGATACGGGGCCGCCCGCCCAATGTCAAACGCAAGAAAGAGGCGCCCGCCGGCCGCTCCCCTACAGCCGCCCGGTGAGGACCTCCTCGGTCATCGCTTCGCTGTACCCCGACAGCGCCACCCGCACCTCGCCCGCCTCGTTGATCACGTAGAGCGTGGGAAAGACACCGATCTCAAGCTGCGGGAGAACCTCGGCCGGGATCTCGTACACCTGCAAGAGCGGGCTCCCCCGGTGCGCCTCCGGCGTCCGCGTGAGCAGGAGCACCTGCAGGTTTCCCTCGATCACGCTCGGCCACCGCGCGGCCTCCTCGACCAGCAGCCGGCAGGGCTCGCAGGCGCCCGACACGAACGCGACCAGCGACCGCTTGCCCAGCAGGAGCGTCCGGATATCCGTCTCGGCGCCGTCCCGCCGCACCGTGACCGGCGGGAAGATGTCGCCGACCCGGACGTTGCTGCGGTTGATCATTTCCTGGGGTGCGGCGTTCCCGCCGAATACTCCGGTCAGCCCGGTTTTTGATGAGATCCAGAATCCGGCAAACACGCCGGCGGCGATGACCACCAGCAGGATCAAAGCTTTCAGCAGAAACGACCCGATCGACTCCGACTTCCCTGCCATACCTCTCTCCCGCAATTACAGGTTGTGTCCTGCAACGTGCGACCCCGAGCCGTCTCCCGGTCCGGGCGGTCTCCGGTCGCCCGCGACGCCGGCCCGGCGTCTGCCGAAAAAGAAACGCCCCCCGGCGACCGGCTGTCAAGTGCGAACTTGCGCGGAAAGCCCGACGATCCGATCACCTGGCCAGGTAGGATGCCAGCTTGTCGCGGAACTCGGACTTCTTGATGTCTTTCTCCAGTCCCCCGTTATAGGCGATCGAGATGCCGGTGGTTTCCTCGGACACGACCACCACCACCGCGTCGGATATCTCGGACACGCCGATCGCCGCCTTGTGGCGCATCCCGTACAGCTTGCGGTAGCGCGGGTTGGTGGTCAGCGGCAGCGACGCCGAGGCGGCCACGATATACTCGCCGGAAATAATCACCGCCCCGTCGTGCAGCGGCGTGTAGGGCGTAAACAGGGTGACCAGCAGCTCGCTGGAGAGTTCCGCGTTGACCAGCTTGCCCGACTCGGCGAAATTCCGCAGCCCGGTGCGGCGTTCGATCACCACCAGCCCGCCGTAGCGCAGCTCCGACAGCCGCAGGGCCGCCCGCGACACTTCCTCGAGCGACTTCTTTCGCTCGAGCTGCACGAACCGCCGGAAGAAGCGCCGCTGGCCGAGCTGCGCGAGCACTCCGCGCAGCTCCGGCTGGAACACGACCACCAGCACGATCAGCCCGAACGTGGCCAGATTCGAAAACAGCCAGGTCAAACCCTCAAGTTGAAACCAGTAGGCAATGAACGCCACTCCGGCAACCAGGAACAGCCCCACGATGATCTGCGCCGACCGCGTCCCCTTCATTAGCTTGAGCGCCTCGTAGATGATGAACGAGACAATCAGGACGTCGATCAGGTCTTTCAGGCCGAAACTGACGAATCCCCAGCTGAAGAGGCTCACCGGACCGCTCCCCGAAGCGCCTGGGCCACCCGCAGCGCCTCCATGGTCTGGTCGATGTCGTGCACCCGGACAATGTCGGCGCCGCCGAGCGCCGCCGCAACCACCGCCGCAATCGAGCCCCCCAGCCGCTGGTCAGCCGGTTTGCTGCTCGGGTGGATCATCGCGATGAACCGCTTCCGCGAGGGGCCGACCAGAAGCGGAAAACCCAGATCGCGGAACCGCCCGAGATTTGCCAGGATCTCCAGGTTGTCCTCCAGCCGCTTGCCGAACCCGATCCCCGGGTCGATGATGATCTGGGCCGGCGCGATCCCCTGCCGCTCGGCATGCACGATCCGCTCCCGGAAAAAGGCTGTGATCTCGGCCAGGCAATCATCGTAGCGGGGGTTTTTCTGCATGTCCCGGGGCGTCCCCTTCATGTGCATGATGACGACCGGCACGCCGCGCGCGGCCACCAGACCC
Proteins encoded in this region:
- the cdaA gene encoding diadenylate cyclase CdaA; its protein translation is MSLFSWGFVSFGLKDLIDVLIVSFIIYEALKLMKGTRSAQIIVGLFLVAGVAFIAYWFQLEGLTWLFSNLATFGLIVLVVVFQPELRGVLAQLGQRRFFRRFVQLERKKSLEEVSRAALRLSELRYGGLVVIERRTGLRNFAESGKLVNAELSSELLVTLFTPYTPLHDGAVIISGEYIVAASASLPLTTNPRYRKLYGMRHKAAIGVSEISDAVVVVVSEETTGISIAYNGGLEKDIKKSEFRDKLASYLAR
- the folP gene encoding dihydropteroate synthase; the encoded protein is MSRETLTHDGTSGRAIRLADGRRLSLARPLIMGTLNVTPDSFSDGGRHTSRSMAIGRALEMEGEGADIIDVGGESTRPGAAPVDVDEEMRRVLPVIEGIRKASDIPISIDTYKAITAKAALDAGADIINDVSGLRFDEEMAGLVAARGVPVVIMHMKGTPRDMQKNPRYDDCLAEITAFFRERIVHAERQGIAPAQIIIDPGIGFGKRLEDNLEILANLGRFRDLGFPLLVGPSRKRFIAMIHPSSKPADQRLGGSIAAVVAAALGGADIVRVHDIDQTMEALRVAQALRGAVR